In Amycolatopsis methanolica 239, a single genomic region encodes these proteins:
- a CDS encoding DUF3073 domain-containing protein: MGRGRAKAKQTKVARELKYSTPDTDFAALQRELSGQSSNSHPREEDEKYEDPYDPYADEYDDYRR, encoded by the coding sequence ATGGGGCGCGGCCGGGCCAAGGCCAAGCAGACGAAGGTGGCGCGAGAGCTCAAGTACAGCACTCCCGACACAGATTTCGCTGCGCTTCAGCGCGAGCTGTCAGGACAGTCCTCCAATTCTCATCCTCGTGAAGAGGACGAGAAGTACGAGGACCCGTACGACCCGTACGCCGACGAGTACGACGACTACCGTCGTTGA